The following proteins are encoded in a genomic region of Burkholderia cepacia:
- a CDS encoding APC family permease, whose protein sequence is MAMMSESTGTVQAAPATEGAPRALSQTLSVRDAVMITVSGVTPASSIFVIAPFAIQQAGSGAVLSFVLGGVLALAFALCYAELSAAHRSAGGEYVMAKRVFGTLPGYLTFITVLSVSVFIPAVLASGAAPYLNNALGTHFSNQSVALTIVLLSYLLGMLNIKTNAWITGAFLVVEIGVLMLIAGLGFGSPHRGADVLIAPVVASGNALVPATLAAIVPAIGTAIFCYNGFGSAAYLAEDLRGGNRNVAKAVIYSLLVILVVELVPLTAIVLGAPSLTELTKSADPIGYVVRSLSNPAVSRVVSGGIFLSVFNAIIAIVITMGRLLYSSGRHALWSRTCNRAFSTIHPRLESPWLATIALAVPSAGLVFVSSLDELTAFTVDLLLLIYLVVGLAALASRFVRRDVEHHYRMPLWPVTPLVAVVGAAYTLYTTLATATKSTDLIIIAGLLVAALVMYGVWARHSEAFRAL, encoded by the coding sequence ATGGCGATGATGTCGGAATCGACGGGTACCGTGCAAGCGGCGCCTGCCACGGAGGGCGCGCCGCGCGCGTTGTCGCAGACGCTCAGCGTGCGCGACGCGGTGATGATCACCGTATCGGGTGTGACACCTGCAAGCTCGATCTTCGTGATCGCGCCGTTCGCGATTCAGCAGGCGGGCAGCGGCGCCGTGCTGTCGTTCGTACTCGGCGGCGTGCTGGCGCTTGCATTTGCACTTTGCTACGCGGAGCTCAGCGCCGCACACCGCAGCGCTGGCGGCGAGTACGTGATGGCCAAGCGCGTGTTCGGCACGCTGCCCGGCTACCTGACCTTCATCACGGTGCTGTCCGTCAGCGTGTTCATTCCGGCCGTGCTCGCGAGCGGCGCCGCGCCATATCTGAACAACGCGCTCGGCACGCACTTCAGCAACCAGTCGGTCGCGCTGACGATCGTGCTGCTCAGCTATCTGCTCGGCATGCTGAACATCAAGACGAACGCGTGGATCACGGGCGCGTTCCTCGTCGTCGAGATCGGCGTGCTGATGCTGATCGCAGGGCTCGGCTTCGGTTCGCCGCACCGCGGCGCCGACGTGCTGATCGCGCCGGTCGTCGCGAGCGGCAACGCGCTCGTGCCGGCGACGCTCGCGGCCATCGTGCCGGCGATCGGCACCGCGATCTTCTGCTACAACGGCTTCGGCTCGGCCGCGTATCTCGCGGAAGACCTGCGCGGCGGCAACCGCAACGTCGCGAAGGCGGTGATCTATTCGCTGCTCGTGATCCTCGTCGTCGAACTCGTACCGCTCACCGCGATCGTGCTCGGCGCACCGTCGCTGACGGAACTGACGAAGAGTGCCGACCCGATCGGCTACGTGGTGCGCTCGCTGAGCAACCCGGCGGTGTCGCGCGTGGTCAGCGGCGGGATCTTCCTGTCGGTGTTCAACGCGATCATCGCGATCGTGATCACGATGGGTCGCCTGCTGTACAGCAGCGGCCGGCACGCGCTCTGGTCGCGCACCTGCAACCGCGCATTCTCGACGATCCATCCGCGCCTCGAATCGCCGTGGCTGGCGACGATCGCGCTGGCGGTGCCGTCGGCGGGGCTCGTGTTCGTGTCGAGCCTCGACGAGCTGACCGCGTTCACGGTCGACCTGCTGCTGCTGATCTACCTGGTCGTCGGGCTGGCCGCGCTCGCGAGCCGTTTCGTGCGCCGCGATGTCGAGCATCATTACCGGATGCCGCTGTGGCCCGTGACGCCGCTCGTCGCGGTGGTGGGCGCAGCCTACACGCTGTACACGACGCTGGCGACGGCAACGAAATCGACCGACCTCATCATCATCGCGGGGCTGCTGGTCGCGGCACTCGTGATGTACGGGGTGTGGGCGCGCCACAGCGAAGCGTTCCGCGCGCTCTGA
- a CDS encoding helix-turn-helix transcriptional regulator, with translation MDRLFSEIAMHQALGRAIDHLGQPRFWRFLVLLLNEMVPFDNALATAVGRDGVPLVLDEYDTGGTDAASPVPLYLNGVYLLDPFLQAAHDGLADGCYRLEEVAPDLFRQSEYFLSYFRDAVGDDEIQILVRPNADTLLSLSLGATARFDVEPLGKLTTAMPWVLAAMRQHWRLVGDAARMTPDADLGARVEQALARFGAGVLTDREMSIARMVLRGNSSKAIAERLAISPETVKVHRRHLYAKLGISSQPELFSRFIQALGEDAAG, from the coding sequence ATGGATCGTCTCTTTTCCGAAATCGCGATGCATCAGGCGCTTGGCCGCGCAATCGATCATCTCGGCCAGCCGCGCTTCTGGCGGTTCCTGGTGCTGCTGCTCAATGAAATGGTGCCGTTCGACAACGCGCTCGCGACCGCGGTCGGCCGCGACGGCGTGCCGCTCGTGCTCGACGAATACGACACGGGCGGCACCGACGCAGCGTCGCCCGTGCCGCTCTACCTGAACGGCGTGTATCTGCTCGACCCGTTCCTGCAGGCCGCGCACGACGGGCTCGCCGACGGCTGCTACCGGCTCGAGGAAGTCGCGCCCGACCTGTTCCGGCAGAGCGAATATTTTCTCAGCTACTTCCGCGACGCGGTCGGCGACGACGAGATCCAGATCCTCGTGCGGCCGAACGCCGACACGCTGCTGTCGCTGTCGCTCGGTGCGACCGCGCGCTTCGACGTCGAGCCGCTCGGCAAGCTGACGACCGCGATGCCTTGGGTGCTCGCGGCGATGCGGCAGCACTGGCGGCTGGTGGGCGACGCCGCTCGCATGACGCCCGATGCCGATCTCGGTGCGCGCGTCGAGCAGGCGCTCGCGCGCTTCGGCGCGGGTGTGCTGACCGATCGCGAAATGTCGATCGCGCGAATGGTGCTGCGCGGCAATTCGTCGAAGGCGATCGCCGAGCGGCTGGCCATATCACCCGAAACGGTGAAGGTGCATCGGCGTCATCTGTATGCGAAGCTCGGAATTTCGTCGCAGCCCGAGCTGTTTTCGCGATTCATCCAGGCGCTGGGGGAAGATGCGGCCGGGTGA
- a CDS encoding panthothenate synthetase, with translation MRMLLNIRIPHEPFNTLVRDGSVGDVISRILEAVKPEAVYFTEQNGGRGAVVIVNLDDPSQIPALAEPWFLMLNADCEFRVVMLPDDLRNAGLAQIGAKWK, from the coding sequence ATGCGCATGCTTCTCAACATACGAATCCCTCACGAGCCGTTCAACACGCTGGTGCGCGACGGCAGCGTCGGTGACGTGATCTCGCGAATACTCGAAGCGGTCAAGCCGGAGGCCGTGTATTTCACGGAGCAGAACGGCGGGCGCGGGGCGGTCGTGATCGTCAATCTGGATGATCCGTCGCAGATCCCGGCGCTCGCGGAGCCGTGGTTCCTGATGTTGAATGCAGACTGCGAGTTCCGCGTGGTGATGTTGCCGGACGATCTCCGCAACGCCGGACTCGCGCAAATCGGCGCGAAGTGGAAGTAG
- a CDS encoding cytochrome P450 has protein sequence MNTRSSSQCPFHAGAAAPAPVLHPPGVWPPGPPAGLTGWGLLRTMSRDLIGTLGGWQRTYGDVVHLRVWPEHAVAVTDPALVRELLVTHHDALGRWERATRVFGEVHGHSVLVAEGDAWRDQRQALQPNFMPKPVQSFVPAIAATAGHALAQWPARDPDWPIESALTSLTMDVIMRTMFSDTIGNDARAAEEAVRVVSAAANAAFYQPVTTPNWVPWKHRTARAMAVLKGIIDRQLHARLDRPEHAWPDDLLSRLLRLHRADARKWPLQAVHDECVTAFLAGHETTAGALTWWAWCMAANPAVQAAVRDEVSRVLGGRAPSAQTRSSLRYLSQTLDETLRLYPSAPILISRRASRPIALGAWQFPARTLFMLPLQLMQRDPRWFPKPDTFRPERFADDAPALPRGAYMPFGTGPRVCLGQHLAMTEMTVVAAMVLQRYVLSVPPGMTPPREVLNVTLRPQQALHLAIAPTGLAADAVSE, from the coding sequence ATGAACACACGATCCTCTTCCCAATGTCCCTTCCACGCGGGCGCCGCTGCGCCGGCGCCCGTGCTTCACCCGCCCGGCGTATGGCCGCCGGGGCCGCCCGCCGGCCTGACGGGTTGGGGGTTGCTGCGCACGATGTCGCGCGACCTGATCGGCACGCTTGGCGGCTGGCAGCGCACCTACGGCGACGTCGTGCACCTGCGCGTGTGGCCCGAGCATGCCGTGGCCGTGACCGATCCGGCGCTCGTGCGCGAGCTGCTGGTCACGCATCACGATGCGCTCGGGCGCTGGGAGCGCGCCACCCGCGTATTCGGGGAGGTCCACGGCCACAGCGTGCTGGTCGCGGAAGGCGACGCGTGGCGCGACCAGCGTCAGGCGCTGCAGCCGAATTTCATGCCGAAGCCGGTTCAGTCGTTTGTTCCGGCGATCGCGGCGACGGCCGGTCACGCGCTTGCGCAATGGCCGGCGCGCGATCCGGACTGGCCGATCGAAAGCGCGCTGACGTCGCTGACGATGGACGTGATCATGCGCACGATGTTCTCCGATACGATCGGCAACGATGCGCGCGCAGCCGAGGAGGCGGTGCGCGTGGTGAGCGCCGCGGCCAACGCGGCGTTCTACCAGCCGGTGACCACACCGAACTGGGTGCCGTGGAAGCACCGCACGGCACGCGCGATGGCGGTGCTGAAAGGGATCATCGACCGGCAACTGCATGCGCGTCTCGACCGGCCCGAGCATGCCTGGCCCGACGATCTGCTGTCGCGTCTGTTGCGGCTGCATCGGGCGGATGCGCGGAAATGGCCGCTGCAGGCCGTGCACGACGAATGCGTGACGGCGTTCCTGGCCGGCCACGAGACGACCGCCGGGGCGCTGACCTGGTGGGCCTGGTGCATGGCCGCGAATCCGGCCGTGCAAGCCGCCGTGCGCGACGAGGTGTCCCGCGTGCTGGGCGGTCGCGCGCCGTCCGCCCAGACGCGCTCGTCGTTGCGCTACCTGTCGCAGACACTCGACGAAACGCTGCGCCTGTATCCGTCCGCGCCGATCCTGATCAGCCGTCGCGCATCGCGGCCGATCGCGCTGGGCGCGTGGCAGTTTCCCGCGCGCACGCTGTTCATGCTGCCGCTGCAACTGATGCAGCGCGATCCGCGATGGTTCCCGAAACCCGATACGTTCCGCCCGGAGCGCTTCGCCGACGATGCGCCGGCGCTGCCGCGCGGCGCGTACATGCCGTTCGGCACCGGCCCGCGTGTGTGCCTCGGCCAGCATCTGGCGATGACGGAGATGACGGTCGTGGCCGCAATGGTGCTGCAGCGCTACGTGTTGTCGGTGCCACCCGGCATGACGCCGCCGCGCGAGGTGCTGAACGTCACGCTGCGGCCGCAGCAGGCGTTGCATCTGGCGATCGCGCCGACGGGGCTGGCGGCCGATGCGGTCTCCGAATGA
- a CDS encoding helix-turn-helix domain-containing protein, whose protein sequence is MFSGPPSIPPSCPDPLARAPRVAGSGRSPHARLHPAPAALQGAVVAIVLCDTRGVVLSDAQRLSHFPATPLVCVSWYRELDVGFIESAPDGPQWRPFGAAATLSGSHSAPTVAWAPTGGLIGMICLTADAARTLFGIALPDIHDRVLDAHACLGHDWHPLLDALIGADRDADVLAAIDRHLAPRWQALRPATALSSLRNAGRSWVERLALQAREWRGTYSPRQVERRIKTYSGRSLREWQALVRTESAFFAARDRFEAGAAFNWATLALDEGFADQAHLSREVKRITGFSPSEFTQRFIDDESFWMYRLWV, encoded by the coding sequence ATGTTCTCCGGCCCGCCATCGATTCCGCCGTCGTGTCCCGATCCGCTTGCGCGCGCCCCCCGCGTGGCAGGCAGCGGGCGGTCGCCGCATGCGCGGCTGCATCCCGCACCGGCCGCGCTGCAGGGCGCGGTGGTCGCGATCGTCCTGTGCGACACGCGCGGCGTCGTGTTGAGCGACGCGCAACGGCTTTCGCACTTTCCGGCCACGCCGCTCGTCTGCGTGTCGTGGTACCGCGAGCTCGACGTGGGTTTCATCGAATCCGCACCCGACGGCCCGCAATGGCGCCCCTTCGGCGCGGCGGCGACGCTATCGGGCAGCCACTCGGCCCCCACCGTCGCATGGGCGCCGACGGGTGGGCTGATCGGCATGATCTGTTTGACCGCCGATGCCGCGCGGACGTTGTTCGGCATCGCGCTGCCGGACATCCACGACCGCGTGCTCGACGCACACGCGTGCCTCGGCCACGACTGGCACCCGCTGCTCGATGCGTTGATCGGCGCGGATCGCGACGCCGACGTGCTGGCGGCGATCGATCGCCATCTCGCGCCGCGCTGGCAGGCGCTGCGGCCTGCGACGGCGCTGTCGTCGCTCCGCAACGCGGGGCGCAGCTGGGTCGAGCGCCTCGCACTGCAGGCGCGCGAATGGCGCGGCACGTACAGCCCGCGTCAGGTCGAACGGCGCATCAAGACCTACAGCGGCCGATCGCTGCGCGAATGGCAGGCGCTCGTGAGGACGGAAAGCGCGTTCTTCGCGGCGCGCGACCGGTTCGAAGCCGGCGCCGCGTTCAACTGGGCGACGCTGGCGCTGGACGAAGGATTCGCGGACCAGGCGCACCTGAGCCGCGAGGTCAAGCGCATCACGGGATTCTCGCCGAGCGAATTCACGCAGCGCTTCATCGACGACGAATCGTTCTGGATGTACCGGCTGTGGGTGTAG
- a CDS encoding nuclear transport factor 2 family protein gives MLTNPGDVARACYRAYADKDRDAIEALIAPDFHFTSPLDNRLDRDTYFARCWPNSAMFTGFDFVDVVVHGEHVFVVYEAETRGGKRFRNAERLRVRDGQIVEAEVYFGWNVPHDARDGEFVEPRG, from the coding sequence ATGCTGACGAATCCCGGCGACGTGGCGCGTGCGTGCTACCGCGCCTACGCCGACAAGGACCGCGATGCAATTGAAGCGCTGATTGCGCCGGACTTTCATTTCACGAGCCCGCTCGACAACCGGCTCGACCGCGACACTTATTTCGCGCGCTGCTGGCCGAACAGCGCGATGTTCACGGGCTTCGACTTCGTCGACGTCGTCGTGCACGGCGAGCACGTATTCGTCGTGTACGAGGCCGAAACGCGTGGCGGCAAGCGGTTCCGGAACGCGGAGCGGTTGCGTGTCCGCGATGGCCAGATCGTCGAGGCCGAAGTGTATTTCGGCTGGAATGTGCCGCACGATGCGCGTGACGGCGAGTTCGTCGAACCACGCGGTTGA
- a CDS encoding LysR family transcriptional regulator gives MSLRAFRTLVAIARYRTFARAGEAIGLTQSAVSLQIKTLESEYNVQLFDRSRRQPVLTEAGNILLAQAEQVLAMVDRIPDALSDEKKLVGRLRIGAIQTALSGPLPDALLALRAAHPSLRVHVSAGMSAELANRVAAGELDAAITTRPVRPHPAELTWTTLYEDRFWLLAPPDHAERDAGALLDALPFIRFDAQAWAGRMIAAELRRIGVRVREEMVLDSAETIARMVARGLGAAIVALPDSTLARLPPVTRMPFGQPQMGRAVVLLEHQSRPAERFARALAAEVTASSMRISH, from the coding sequence ATGTCACTCCGCGCATTCAGAACGCTGGTCGCCATCGCCCGATACCGGACCTTCGCGCGCGCCGGCGAAGCCATCGGCCTCACGCAATCGGCGGTAAGCCTGCAGATCAAGACGCTCGAAAGCGAATACAACGTGCAGTTGTTCGATCGCTCGCGCCGGCAGCCGGTGCTGACCGAAGCCGGCAACATCCTGCTCGCGCAGGCCGAGCAGGTGCTCGCGATGGTCGACCGGATTCCCGATGCGCTCAGCGACGAGAAGAAGCTCGTCGGCCGCCTGCGGATCGGTGCGATCCAGACCGCGCTGTCCGGCCCGTTGCCCGACGCGCTGCTCGCGCTGCGTGCCGCCCATCCGTCGTTGCGTGTGCACGTATCGGCCGGCATGTCGGCCGAGCTGGCGAACCGCGTCGCGGCCGGCGAACTCGATGCGGCAATCACGACACGCCCCGTGCGTCCGCATCCTGCCGAATTGACGTGGACCACGCTGTACGAGGACCGCTTCTGGCTGCTCGCGCCGCCCGACCATGCGGAACGCGACGCGGGCGCGCTGCTCGACGCGTTGCCGTTCATCCGCTTCGATGCGCAGGCGTGGGCCGGCCGCATGATCGCCGCCGAGCTGCGCCGCATCGGCGTGCGCGTGCGTGAAGAGATGGTGCTGGACAGCGCGGAGACGATCGCGCGCATGGTGGCGCGCGGGCTCGGCGCGGCGATCGTCGCGCTCCCCGATTCGACGCTCGCGCGCCTGCCACCCGTCACGCGCATGCCGTTCGGCCAGCCGCAGATGGGGCGCGCGGTCGTCCTGCTCGAACACCAATCGCGCCCGGCCGAACGATTCGCGCGTGCACTGGCCGCCGAAGTCACAGCGTCATCAATGAGAATTTCTCATTGA